The Candidatus Methylomirabilota bacterium genomic sequence TCCGGGCCTGCCGCGAGCTCGGGCTGGGCACCGTGGCCGTGTTCTCCGAGGCGGACCGCGAGGCCCTGCACGTGCTGATGGCCGACGAGGCGTACCCCATCGGGCCGGCCCCGGCCACCGAGAGCTACCTGGCCATCGAGCGCATCGTCCGCGTGGCCAAGGCCGCCGGCGCCGATGCCGTCCATCCCGGGTACGGGTTCCTCGCCGAGAACGCGGCCTTCGCCGAGGCCTGCGCCGAGGCCGGCCTGACGTTCGTGGGTCCGCCGGCGGCGGCGATCCGCGCCATGGGCGACAAGACGGCGGCTCGCCGGCTGGCCCGCGGGCTGGGCGTGCCGACGGTGCCCGGCACGCTCGAGCCGCTCGGGAGCGACGAGGAGGCGGTCCGGGTCGCGCGCGAGCTCGGCTTTCCCGTCATGATCAAGGCCGCCCTGGGCGGCGGCGGCAAGGGCATGCGGCTCGTGCGCCGGCCCGAGGAGCTGGAGCCGGCCCTCCGCCTGGCGCGCGGGGAGGCCGGCAGCGCCTTCGGGGACGCCTCCATCTACCTGGAGCGCGCCATCGCCGAGCCGCGCCACATCGAGGTGCAGGTGATGGCGGATAGCCACGGCCACGTCGTCCACCTGGGCGAGCGCGAGTGCTCGATTCAGCGCCGTCACCAGAAGCTGGTCGAGGAGTGTCCCTCGCCCGTGGTCGACGCCGCGGTGCGCCAGCGCCTGGGCGAGGCCGCCTGCCGCGTGGCCCGGACGGCCGGCTACGTCAACGCCGGGACGGTGGAGTTCCTCGTCGACGCCGAAGGGAACGCCTATTTCCTCGAGATGAACACGCGCCTGCAGGTGGAGCACCCGGTGACCGAGCTCGTCACCGGCCGGGATCTCGTCCGCGATCAGCTCCGCGTCGCGGCCGGCGAGCCGCTCGGCTACGCCCAGGGCGACGTCCGCTGGCAGGGCGCGGCCATCGAGTGCCGGATCAACGCCGAGGATCCGTTCGGCGGCTGGCTGCCTTCGCCCGGAACGATCACCGGGCTGCGGGCGCCGGCCGGGCCCGGGGTGCGCGAGGACTCCGGCATCTACCAGGGCTACACGGTGCCGCGCTACTACGACACCCTGCTCGCCAAGCTGGTGGTGTGGGGCGCCGACCGGAGCGCCGCGATCGAGCGCATGAGCCGGGCCCTGGCGGAATACCGCATCGTGGGGCTGAAGACCACCATCCCTCTGCTGAAGTCGGTCGTGAGCCATCCGGACTTCAGGGCGGGGCGCCTGTCCACGGGATTCCTCGACCGCGTCATGCCCGATCTCACTGCGGCCGAGACGCGCTCGGCCACCATCGCCGTCATCGCCGCCGTGCTCGCGCGCTACGAGGGGCTGGGCCGGAGCGCGCTGTTGCCGGCGCCGCGCAGTGCCTGGCGCTGGGGCCGCCCATGAAATTCGTCGCCACCACCGGGGACCGCGCCGAGCCGGTCGACATCACCGGGGCCGATGGCGCCTATCGGGTGACGATCGGCGACCAGGTCTGGGAGGTCGATGCCCGCCGCACGGCTCCGGGCATGTACTCGCTGCTCATCGGGGGCGTCTCCTACGTCGCCGACGTCGACGAGCGCGAGGGCGTGAGCCTCGTGCACGTCGGCGGCGAGACCCACACGGTACAGGTCGAGGAACACACGCGCTACATGATCCGCACGCGGGGAGGGGCCAGCGCCCCGCGCGGCGCGCGGACGATCACGGCCCCGCTGCCCGGGCGGATCACCCAGGTGGCGGTGCAGGCCGGCGACGCCGTGGCCCCGGGCGACACGCTCGTCGTCATCGAGGCCATGAAGATGGAGAACGAGTTCAAGGCCTCCGCGGCGGGACGGGTCGTCGAGGTGCGGGTGGCGCCGGGGCAGGCCGTGAACGCCGGGGATGTACTATTGGTGATCGGGCCATGACCGGCGA encodes the following:
- the accC gene encoding acetyl-CoA carboxylase biotin carboxylase subunit; translated protein: MRIAKVLVANRGEIAVRVIRACRELGLGTVAVFSEADREALHVLMADEAYPIGPAPATESYLAIERIVRVAKAAGADAVHPGYGFLAENAAFAEACAEAGLTFVGPPAAAIRAMGDKTAARRLARGLGVPTVPGTLEPLGSDEEAVRVARELGFPVMIKAALGGGGKGMRLVRRPEELEPALRLARGEAGSAFGDASIYLERAIAEPRHIEVQVMADSHGHVVHLGERECSIQRRHQKLVEECPSPVVDAAVRQRLGEAACRVARTAGYVNAGTVEFLVDAEGNAYFLEMNTRLQVEHPVTELVTGRDLVRDQLRVAAGEPLGYAQGDVRWQGAAIECRINAEDPFGGWLPSPGTITGLRAPAGPGVREDSGIYQGYTVPRYYDTLLAKLVVWGADRSAAIERMSRALAEYRIVGLKTTIPLLKSVVSHPDFRAGRLSTGFLDRVMPDLTAAETRSATIAVIAAVLARYEGLGRSALLPAPRSAWRWGRP
- a CDS encoding biotin/lipoyl-containing protein, yielding MKFVATTGDRAEPVDITGADGAYRVTIGDQVWEVDARRTAPGMYSLLIGGVSYVADVDEREGVSLVHVGGETHTVQVEEHTRYMIRTRGGASAPRGARTITAPLPGRITQVAVQAGDAVAPGDTLVVIEAMKMENEFKASAAGRVVEVRVAPGQAVNAGDVLLVIGP